A part of Anolis sagrei isolate rAnoSag1 chromosome 3, rAnoSag1.mat, whole genome shotgun sequence genomic DNA contains:
- the NPY4R2 gene encoding neuropeptide Y receptor type 4-2 yields the protein MNLTISLNSTSKLQTNWSFPYHSILTCRNTTDITMFLVTLYSMETILGILGNLCLIVILTKHQDKAIVTNIFIASLIASDLIMCIFCLPFTIATVLLKYWLFGEGMCRMISFIQCTSVTVSILSLVLIALERHQLIINPTGWRPSISQAYLGVAAVWIFSAILSLPFVTISILNNVDLAQFHIMDSYSTKAMCMYSWPSEKYQFIYFTVLLLLQYCIPLIFIVVCYLHIYLQLQKREGMFKNHDFSCRRIQLKRINILLAYMVVAFAVCWLPLHVFNSIADWNYKIIPNCLHDLIFSLCHLVAMASACINPIIYGFLNKNFKKEVKDLILNCQRRSSLQDYENVPLSTLQTDISKGFARMNCPQSLSCPVTTDLKS from the coding sequence ATGAACCTGACCATATCTTTAAATTCAACATCTAAGCTCCAAACCAATTGGAGTTTTCCCTACCACAGCATCCTGACCTGCAGGAATACTACCGACATTACTATGTTTCTCGTCACGTTATATAGCATGGAAACTATTCTAGGCATTCTAGGAAATCTGTGCTTGATTGTTATCTTAACTAAACATCAGGACAAAGCCATCGTGACGAATATATTTATTGCCAGCTTAATAGCGTCAGACCTGATCATGTGCATCTTCTGCCTACCGTTCACCATTGCCACCGTCTTGTTGAAGTACTGGCTATTTGGTGAGGGTATGTGCCGAATGATCTCATTTATTCAGTGTACGTCTGTGACGGTGTCCATTTTGTCACTTGTTCTTATTGCTTTAGAAAGGCACCAGCTCATTATTAACCCAACAGGCTGGAGGCCCAGCATCTCCCAAGCCTATCTGGGCGTTGCTGCTGTCTGGATCTTTTCTGCTATCTTGTCCCTGCCTTTTGTAACTATCTCTATCTTGAATAATGTTGACCTGGCGCAGTTCCACATAATGGATTCCTATTCAACCAAGGCCATGTGTATGTATTCATGGCCTTCGGAGAAATATCAGTTCATTTATTTCACTGTGTTACTGCTGCTACAGTACTGCATTCCCCTTATCTTTATTGTTGTGTGTTACCTACATATTTACCTCCAGCTCCAGAAGAGGGAAGGCATGTTTAAGAATCACGACTTCAGTTGCCGGAGGATTCAACTGAAGCGAATCAACATCCTGCTGGCTTACATGGTTGTTGCCTTTGCAGTCTGCTGGTTGCCACTGCATGTTTTTAACAGCATTGCTGACTGGAACTACAAAATCATTCCTAATTGTCTCCATGATTTGATCTTCTCATTATGTCATCTTGTAGCTATGGCATCTGCTTGCATTAACCCTATCATCTATGGCTTTCTAAATAAGAATTTCAAAAAAGAAGTGAAGGATCTGATTCTGAATTGCCAGCGCCGTTCTTCCCTGCAAGACTATGAGAATGTGCCTCTCTCCACCTTGCAGACCGACATCTCCAAAGGCTTTGCACGGATGAACTGTCCACAGAGTCTCTCTTGTCCTGTGACAACAGACTTGAAATCCTGA